One genomic window of Ruminococcus gauvreauii includes the following:
- a CDS encoding pyridoxal phosphate-dependent aminotransferase, whose product MLKHKDHFHGSDLEKIESIYHIKREDIISFSANVNPLGISYHLKNTLANQLDAITSYPDREYTQLRRCIADYADSQMENIIVGNGSTELISLFIQTQHPKKAMILGPTYSEYEREITLGGGTTNYYPLRESDGFRLDADDFCCHLNDSIDLLVLCNPNNPTSTSINRDEMRLILDTCLQYGIFVMVDETYVEFAPKEARVTAVPLTNYYNNLIILRGTSKFFAAPGLRLGYAVTGNQDVCKAINTRKNPWTINSLAEIAGRLMFCDHEYVLKTQQLISSERTRLFQELSSWDTVKVYRPSANFMLMQILKDDVTSDELFDHCIRKCMMIRDCSTFPFLNDKYIRFCIMHPEQNDRLLDAFREILQ is encoded by the coding sequence ATGTTAAAACACAAAGACCACTTTCACGGAAGTGACCTGGAAAAAATCGAGTCCATTTACCATATAAAAAGAGAGGATATCATAAGCTTCAGTGCCAATGTCAATCCTCTCGGAATCTCCTATCATCTGAAGAACACGCTCGCCAATCAGCTGGATGCTATCACGAGCTATCCCGACCGTGAGTATACACAGCTGCGCCGCTGTATCGCCGATTATGCAGACAGTCAGATGGAAAACATCATTGTCGGCAACGGTTCTACCGAACTGATTTCTCTGTTTATCCAGACTCAGCATCCAAAAAAAGCTATGATCCTGGGTCCTACTTATTCAGAATACGAACGTGAGATCACCCTCGGCGGCGGCACTACAAATTACTATCCGCTCAGAGAGAGCGACGGTTTCCGCCTGGACGCGGACGACTTCTGCTGTCACCTGAATGATTCCATCGACCTTCTGGTGCTGTGCAATCCCAACAATCCGACCTCCACCTCCATCAACAGAGACGAGATGCGCCTGATCCTGGACACCTGCCTCCAGTACGGAATTTTTGTAATGGTGGATGAGACGTATGTGGAATTTGCACCGAAAGAAGCACGCGTGACTGCAGTCCCGCTGACTAATTATTATAACAACCTGATCATTCTGCGGGGGACATCCAAATTTTTCGCGGCACCCGGACTGCGCCTCGGCTACGCCGTCACAGGCAATCAGGACGTCTGCAAAGCAATCAATACCAGAAAGAATCCCTGGACCATCAACTCGCTGGCTGAGATCGCCGGACGTCTGATGTTCTGTGATCACGAATATGTCCTCAAGACTCAACAGCTGATTTCATCTGAGCGTACGCGGCTGTTTCAGGAGCTGTCCTCCTGGGATACGGTAAAAGTCTATCGGCCATCAGCCAATTTCATGCTCATGCAGATTTTAAAGGATGATGTGACTTCCGATGAGCTATTTGACCACTGTATCCGCAAATGTATGATGATCCGGGACTGCTCCACTTTTCCGTTCCTGAATGACAAATATATCCGGTTCTGCATTATGCATCCCGAACAGAATGACCGTCTGCTCGATGCCTTCCGCGAAATTTTACAGTAA
- a CDS encoding DUF5717 family protein yields MKKRVEELVSGTFEYKAPKLILSETAVSLKLQEGEAYRGEFFFAAEDNSRIKGMLTASNRRVLLSEDRFAGDTIHIAYGIDTNGLKAGNEETAEIMILSNLGEYRIRIQFAVQRGQVKSSLGELHNLEDFAALAKADYREAFRMFTSEKFLDFLGEDKQAYIGLYKGMAHNPVTYQNMEEFLIGAGKKEPVELSLDKERKEAFRLGGSMKDSVYIYRSTWGYTRMEVEVEGDFLEVDKKIITSEDFIGSVYGLEYIILRDRLGSGRHRGRIRIKSVYGTLNFEILASAERDYQISMHAFESRMKRDLAEGYLNLRTGVWDYRIWKEKAAGSLQELKNAGDYDAMMQLFEAGIYLEDDDIGHARAALKVLEDRKFSAEETQEEGMHLYLMKKTGLLPDALSNISERIRSLYRRNPESLVLLTILLHEDEEIKNSPVKQLHLMEQQYELGCRSPFLYLEAYEIIRKDENQFKKLSPFMIQVLAFAGKRKLLTKELGMRIAYLARHEKEFRNSVYRLLCDAYEVYPGKDALEAVCKMIMLGQPGRKEYFKWYALAVEQDIRITRLYEFYIETMSRNYQEMLPKAVRLYFSYNNTLSNSRKAFIYARVIHNKEQDPDTYRLYLDAMRDFAEQSLMDGKNNEDYAVLYQEFIEEIRDEKQGDAAAHVIFTHRLYSDDPKVRNVVVCHSALKQEEVYPCIDGVAYINLYSKESQIIFEDAKRRRYLSTVDYNLQKLLDGKGLAYQCMTMNIAHPGLLLHVCGDDPLNSRVTVKNLGCFQLAADSDAFEDSYRCMIRRRLLEYYDQNAGDDTLNEYLGRLDYQEFYKVDYLLLQDVLIRHGFYKEAFELILQYGYEGIGTANLFKLCRRMILDMEFTEHEELIYLSWYVVEQGKYDEVLLGYLRDNYMGPAAEMIQLWEKLRGFQMDSYTLEEEILLIAMYTRTNIPKLSKVLESYIRSHGKEVVIAAVFTFLSYGYFLQDYRIDMFVFKGLESVYERGWELDIICELALLKRYRFCKKLTGYQQKNVRSILKHCREKGLRFAFFQELPPELIRGYQLEDKIFVETQVSPDAQVTLYYALQNANEEEPVFHSEPMKNRFHGVFSREFLLFYGERLTYYLTVEEGPNSWQTEPVTVMPEAPATDGATKYERINQMLADKKLGKDQDLVRVMRDYLRMEQKTSQLFTIIE; encoded by the coding sequence ATGAAGAAAAGAGTAGAAGAGTTAGTCAGCGGAACATTTGAATATAAGGCACCGAAACTTATCCTGTCTGAGACTGCTGTCAGTCTTAAGCTGCAGGAGGGTGAAGCTTACCGCGGAGAGTTCTTTTTCGCGGCGGAGGATAACAGCAGAATCAAAGGCATGCTGACGGCCTCCAACCGCAGGGTCCTGTTATCGGAAGACAGGTTTGCGGGGGATACCATACATATCGCATACGGGATTGATACCAATGGCCTGAAGGCGGGAAATGAGGAGACGGCCGAGATCATGATCCTGAGCAATCTGGGGGAATACCGGATCAGGATTCAGTTTGCGGTACAAAGAGGCCAGGTGAAATCGTCGCTTGGCGAACTTCACAATCTGGAAGATTTCGCAGCTCTTGCAAAAGCGGACTACCGGGAAGCATTCCGAATGTTTACGAGTGAAAAATTCCTGGATTTCCTTGGAGAGGATAAACAGGCATATATCGGGTTATACAAAGGCATGGCGCATAATCCGGTGACGTATCAGAACATGGAAGAATTCCTGATCGGAGCCGGCAAGAAGGAGCCCGTGGAGCTCTCGCTCGATAAAGAGAGAAAAGAGGCCTTCCGTCTGGGCGGCTCCATGAAAGATTCTGTCTATATTTACAGGAGTACCTGGGGATATACCCGGATGGAGGTGGAAGTCGAAGGCGACTTTCTGGAGGTTGACAAAAAGATCATCACCTCAGAAGACTTTATCGGCAGTGTTTACGGGCTGGAATATATTATCCTGAGAGACAGGCTTGGGAGCGGAAGGCACAGAGGCCGTATCCGGATCAAAAGCGTATACGGGACACTGAACTTTGAAATTCTGGCATCAGCCGAACGGGATTATCAGATCAGCATGCACGCGTTTGAGAGCCGGATGAAACGGGATCTGGCGGAGGGGTATCTGAACTTAAGGACCGGAGTCTGGGATTACCGGATCTGGAAGGAAAAGGCGGCCGGCAGTCTGCAGGAACTGAAGAACGCCGGTGATTATGATGCGATGATGCAGTTATTTGAGGCGGGCATCTATCTGGAAGATGACGATATCGGACATGCACGGGCGGCGCTTAAGGTGCTGGAAGACCGGAAGTTTTCTGCTGAGGAGACGCAGGAAGAGGGAATGCATCTCTATCTGATGAAGAAGACGGGATTACTCCCGGATGCACTCAGTAATATCAGTGAACGGATCCGGTCACTATACCGCCGAAATCCGGAAAGCCTCGTACTTCTCACAATTCTGCTGCACGAGGATGAAGAGATCAAAAATTCTCCGGTGAAGCAGCTGCATCTGATGGAACAGCAGTATGAACTTGGCTGCAGAAGCCCGTTTTTGTATCTGGAGGCGTATGAGATCATACGGAAAGATGAGAATCAGTTCAAAAAGCTGTCTCCGTTTATGATTCAGGTGCTGGCATTTGCCGGAAAACGAAAGCTTTTGACAAAAGAGCTGGGGATGCGGATCGCTTATCTGGCGCGGCATGAGAAAGAGTTCAGAAACAGCGTATACCGGCTTCTCTGCGATGCCTATGAGGTGTATCCGGGAAAAGATGCGCTTGAGGCTGTCTGCAAAATGATCATGCTGGGACAGCCGGGCAGAAAAGAGTATTTCAAATGGTATGCGCTGGCAGTAGAACAGGATATCCGCATTACCAGGCTGTATGAATTTTATATAGAGACGATGAGCCGTAATTATCAGGAAATGCTTCCAAAAGCTGTCCGTCTGTATTTTTCTTATAATAATACACTGAGCAACAGCCGGAAAGCATTTATATATGCCAGGGTTATCCATAACAAGGAACAGGATCCGGACACTTACCGGCTGTATCTGGATGCAATGCGTGACTTTGCGGAGCAAAGTCTTATGGATGGAAAAAATAACGAAGACTATGCGGTGCTGTATCAGGAATTCATCGAGGAGATCAGAGATGAAAAACAGGGAGACGCTGCGGCTCATGTGATTTTTACACACCGGCTTTACAGCGACGATCCGAAAGTACGCAATGTCGTTGTATGCCACAGTGCATTGAAACAGGAAGAAGTCTATCCCTGTATCGACGGGGTGGCATACATCAACCTGTATTCGAAGGAATCCCAGATCATTTTCGAGGATGCAAAACGCAGAAGGTATCTGTCTACCGTCGATTATAACCTGCAGAAACTGCTTGACGGAAAAGGGCTGGCGTACCAGTGTATGACGATGAATATTGCGCACCCGGGGCTGCTTTTGCATGTGTGCGGGGATGATCCGCTGAATTCACGTGTGACGGTGAAAAATCTCGGCTGTTTTCAGCTGGCTGCTGATTCCGATGCATTTGAGGATTCGTACCGGTGCATGATCCGGCGCAGGCTGTTGGAATACTATGATCAGAACGCAGGGGATGATACCCTGAACGAATATCTGGGCAGACTGGATTATCAAGAGTTTTACAAAGTGGATTACCTGCTGCTGCAGGATGTGCTGATCCGCCATGGATTCTATAAAGAGGCATTTGAGCTGATCCTCCAGTACGGCTATGAGGGGATTGGCACGGCAAACCTGTTCAAACTCTGCAGGCGCATGATCCTGGATATGGAATTTACGGAGCATGAAGAACTGATCTATCTCTCCTGGTACGTGGTAGAGCAGGGAAAATACGATGAAGTGCTTCTCGGATACCTGAGAGACAATTATATGGGACCGGCAGCGGAGATGATTCAGCTATGGGAGAAGCTGCGCGGTTTCCAGATGGATTCCTATACACTGGAGGAGGAAATCCTGCTCATCGCGATGTATACCCGGACGAATATTCCGAAACTGTCAAAGGTTCTGGAGAGTTATATCCGCAGTCACGGGAAAGAAGTTGTGATAGCCGCGGTGTTTACATTTCTGTCTTACGGATATTTTCTTCAGGATTACAGAATTGATATGTTCGTATTCAAAGGACTGGAGAGTGTCTATGAGAGAGGATGGGAACTGGACATCATCTGCGAACTTGCACTCCTGAAGCGTTACCGCTTCTGTAAGAAGCTGACCGGATATCAGCAGAAAAATGTGCGCAGCATCCTGAAACACTGCCGGGAGAAAGGCCTGCGGTTCGCCTTCTTTCAAGAGCTGCCGCCGGAACTGATCAGGGGTTATCAGCTGGAGGATAAGATCTTTGTCGAAACGCAGGTATCGCCAGATGCACAGGTGACATTGTATTACGCACTTCAAAATGCGAATGAGGAAGAGCCTGTGTTCCACAGCGAGCCGATGAAGAACAGGTTTCACGGGGTTTTTTCAAGAGAATTTCTGCTGTTCTACGGGGAACGGCTGACGTATTATCTGACGGTTGAGGAGGGACCAAACAGCTGGCAGACAGAACCGGTTACCGTGATGCCGGAAGCGCCTGCGACCGATGGCGCGACGAAGTATGAACGCATCAATCAGATGCTGGCAGACAAAAAGCTCGGCAAGGATCAGGATCTGGTACGGGTGATGAGGGATTATCTCCGGATGGAACAAAAGACCAGTCAGCTGTTTACGATTATAGAATGA
- a CDS encoding DUF5716 family protein yields MNEVRNIIVGFELGETASQLCYYDRSEKEPVSLAVKAGTSQHTFPTYLSKKPGEESYHYGMEAEYFASHQDEILIQNLYECCLLTKEIEVDDQMVKPANLLTEFFRQALSMLGINNPVKNISGIMVTVPRLNKAFVDNMRTAFSMLGFPEGRCFLQDYDESFYYYALSQKPDFWSRKVGLFSFDREEVDFQSLSIDRQPKPALASIQRGKRIELDTVPEQRDLQFYELIQDSLGNDIYSSIFLIGNGFDKNWAVRSIPLLCKNQRHVFYGNNLYSKGACYAALEKVEERRLRDYLYLGEDLVLTGIGMELLVSGVQSYYPLVEPGIHWYEAVKDCEILLEDARELIFLVGKMKTNEMKRYCMKLPGLPDRPRKATRLQLHLEYESPKQCTIRVTDLGLGELFPASGLEWNEVVTG; encoded by the coding sequence ATGAATGAAGTCAGAAATATTATCGTAGGATTTGAGCTTGGAGAAACGGCTTCGCAGCTCTGCTATTATGACCGGAGTGAGAAAGAGCCGGTGTCACTTGCCGTAAAAGCGGGGACCAGCCAGCATACATTTCCGACGTATTTGAGCAAGAAACCGGGGGAAGAGAGTTATCATTATGGGATGGAGGCAGAGTATTTTGCCTCGCATCAGGATGAGATACTGATTCAAAACCTGTATGAGTGCTGCCTTCTGACGAAAGAGATTGAGGTAGACGACCAGATGGTGAAGCCGGCAAACCTGCTGACCGAATTTTTCAGGCAGGCGCTGTCGATGCTGGGAATCAACAATCCCGTAAAGAACATTTCCGGGATCATGGTCACTGTTCCGCGGCTCAACAAGGCATTTGTTGACAACATGAGGACTGCTTTCTCCATGCTGGGGTTTCCGGAAGGGCGCTGCTTTCTTCAGGATTATGATGAGAGCTTTTATTACTATGCGCTGTCACAGAAGCCGGATTTCTGGAGCCGTAAGGTGGGACTGTTTTCTTTCGACAGGGAGGAGGTTGACTTTCAATCTCTGTCCATCGACAGGCAGCCGAAGCCGGCGCTGGCATCCATACAGAGGGGAAAACGGATCGAGCTCGATACCGTGCCTGAACAGAGGGATCTGCAGTTTTATGAACTGATTCAGGATTCTCTTGGAAATGATATCTATTCCAGTATCTTTCTGATCGGAAATGGATTTGACAAGAACTGGGCGGTGCGGTCGATCCCTCTGCTCTGCAAAAACCAGCGGCATGTGTTCTATGGAAATAATCTGTACAGCAAGGGCGCCTGCTATGCGGCTCTGGAGAAGGTGGAGGAGCGCAGACTCAGGGATTATCTCTATCTGGGCGAGGACCTCGTGCTGACCGGGATAGGAATGGAGCTACTGGTGTCCGGAGTGCAGTCGTATTATCCGCTTGTGGAACCGGGGATTCACTGGTACGAAGCGGTGAAGGACTGTGAGATTCTTCTGGAGGATGCCAGGGAGCTGATTTTTCTGGTCGGTAAGATGAAGACTAATGAAATGAAGCGCTACTGTATGAAGCTTCCGGGCTTGCCGGACAGGCCGAGAAAGGCAACCAGGCTGCAGCTTCATCTGGAGTATGAGTCGCCAAAACAGTGCACGATCCGAGTGACAGACCTGGGACTGGGCGAACTGTTTCCGGCAAGCGGACTGGAATGGAACGAAGTGGTGACAGGATAA
- a CDS encoding tetratricopeptide repeat protein: MAGYRLCQLKKAKHPYYIENISTGVFSMEELCYYMSNNLYLLDETILNKELGEWFVKELGLAALGQRFLKMLQDESPVSELIMPVFREIHYLSQAESRELLVQVKRMEEQPLLVLAKKKGDALVAYGKYGNAIKVYEKVLTGKPDKSLGEQFPGSVWHNLGCAYARMFQLDEASECFEKAYSMMHTKAVLKSYLSCVYLGESREAFLQKGAALGADSATLKEFESEITEEKTKEGRKQEAFTRAMESRDSLDMETYLRTMDEILEEMTEEYHKNTGF; this comes from the coding sequence ATGGCGGGATATCGATTGTGCCAGCTGAAAAAAGCAAAACATCCGTACTATATTGAAAACATCAGCACCGGCGTCTTCTCCATGGAAGAACTCTGCTATTATATGAGCAATAATCTGTATTTGCTGGACGAGACAATTTTGAATAAAGAGCTGGGGGAATGGTTCGTGAAAGAGCTGGGACTTGCTGCGCTTGGGCAGCGGTTTCTGAAAATGCTTCAGGATGAGTCTCCTGTCAGTGAGCTGATTATGCCGGTATTCAGAGAGATTCATTACCTGTCACAGGCGGAGAGCAGGGAGCTTCTGGTTCAGGTGAAACGCATGGAGGAGCAGCCGTTATTGGTGCTGGCGAAAAAAAAGGGGGATGCGCTGGTCGCATACGGAAAATATGGGAATGCGATCAAAGTGTATGAAAAAGTGTTGACGGGGAAACCGGACAAATCGCTTGGGGAGCAGTTCCCTGGCAGTGTGTGGCATAATCTGGGCTGTGCGTATGCCAGGATGTTTCAGCTGGATGAAGCGTCGGAGTGTTTTGAAAAAGCATACTCCATGATGCATACGAAGGCAGTACTGAAAAGCTATCTCAGCTGTGTCTATCTCGGTGAATCCAGAGAAGCCTTTTTGCAGAAAGGGGCAGCGCTCGGAGCGGACAGTGCGACCTTAAAAGAGTTTGAATCAGAGATCACTGAGGAGAAAACGAAAGAAGGCCGGAAGCAGGAAGCTTTTACGAGAGCAATGGAAAGCAGGGACTCCCTGGATATGGAAACCTATCTCAGAACAATGGATGAGATACTGGAGGAGATGACGGAGGAATATCATAAAAATACCGGTTTCTAG
- a CDS encoding amino acid ABC transporter substrate-binding protein: MKKKVLCTMLSCAMAVTLLAGCGSKKDAAQESQEPKTEDAAEDGAAKDAAEEPAGDAAEDKAASGDKTTFTVGFDAEYPPYGYMDENGEYTGFDLELAQAVCDLEGWELVKTPIAWDSKDMELNSGSIDCIWNGFTMNGREDDYTWSDPYVDNSQVMVVSESAGIASLSDLSGKIVGVQAASAALTLLQDEEGQKELADTFGQLQEFADYNSAFVELQAGSIDAIAMDIGVAQYQIKSRGEGFMIMDEKLNTEQYAIGFKKGNEELRDKVNADLQKLLADGTFDELAEKYELSEMVCLQAK, translated from the coding sequence GTGAAAAAGAAAGTGTTATGTACGATGCTGTCCTGTGCAATGGCTGTGACATTGCTGGCAGGCTGCGGGTCGAAGAAAGATGCAGCACAGGAAAGCCAGGAGCCGAAGACAGAGGATGCGGCGGAGGACGGCGCTGCAAAAGATGCAGCAGAAGAACCTGCCGGGGACGCGGCGGAAGATAAGGCTGCATCCGGTGATAAAACGACATTTACGGTAGGATTTGACGCGGAATACCCGCCGTACGGATATATGGATGAAAACGGTGAATATACGGGATTTGACCTGGAACTCGCACAGGCTGTCTGTGATCTGGAGGGCTGGGAACTTGTTAAGACACCGATCGCATGGGATTCCAAGGACATGGAACTGAATTCCGGATCTATCGACTGTATCTGGAATGGCTTTACCATGAACGGACGCGAGGACGATTATACCTGGTCCGATCCATACGTAGACAACAGCCAGGTTATGGTTGTATCCGAGAGCGCAGGGATTGCCTCACTCTCAGACCTGTCTGGTAAAATCGTCGGGGTGCAGGCAGCATCCGCAGCGCTGACGCTTCTCCAGGATGAGGAAGGACAGAAGGAGCTGGCCGATACATTTGGGCAGCTGCAGGAATTTGCGGACTACAACAGTGCATTCGTTGAGCTGCAGGCAGGTTCCATCGATGCGATCGCTATGGATATCGGTGTGGCTCAGTACCAGATCAAGTCCAGAGGCGAAGGCTTCATGATCATGGACGAAAAACTGAATACCGAGCAGTATGCGATCGGATTCAAAAAAGGCAACGAAGAGCTGAGAGATAAAGTAAACGCAGATCTTCAGAAACTGCTGGCAGACGGTACATTTGATGAACTGGCAGAAAAATACGAACTGTCAGAAATGGTATGCCTGCAGGCAAAATAG
- a CDS encoding amino acid ABC transporter permease, with amino-acid sequence MEFSMMLQQLAGGMVKSIGIFVLTLLFSLPLGLLICFGRMSRNKVVSTIFKVYISLMRGTPLMLQLLVVYFGPFYLFQMSIGGAYRFIAIIIGFSLNYAAYFAEIYRSGIESMPKGQYEAAKVLGYSKQQTFVKIILPQVIKRILPAVTNEVITLVKDTSLAFALAYMEMFTIAKQIAAANTTFVPFIVAAVFYYVFNLVVAVVMEGLEKKLNYYH; translated from the coding sequence ATGGAGTTTTCAATGATGCTGCAACAGTTGGCCGGAGGAATGGTCAAATCCATCGGGATTTTCGTGCTGACGCTGTTGTTTTCGCTGCCGCTGGGACTTTTGATCTGTTTTGGGAGAATGTCACGCAATAAAGTGGTCAGCACAATTTTTAAGGTATATATTTCACTCATGCGCGGAACGCCTCTGATGCTGCAGCTTCTGGTGGTTTATTTCGGACCGTTCTACCTGTTCCAGATGTCGATTGGGGGGGCGTATCGGTTTATCGCGATCATCATCGGGTTTTCACTGAACTATGCCGCCTACTTTGCGGAGATTTACCGCTCCGGTATCGAATCGATGCCAAAGGGACAGTACGAGGCGGCAAAGGTGCTGGGATACAGCAAACAGCAGACGTTCGTTAAGATTATTCTTCCGCAGGTGATCAAGCGGATTCTGCCGGCGGTTACCAACGAAGTGATCACGCTGGTTAAGGATACTTCCCTGGCATTTGCACTTGCCTATATGGAGATGTTTACCATTGCAAAGCAGATAGCGGCGGCGAACACCACGTTTGTTCCGTTTATTGTAGCGGCAGTCTTCTACTATGTGTTTAATCTGGTGGTGGCAGTTGTGATGGAAGGTCTTGAGAAAAAGCTGAATTATTATCACTAG
- a CDS encoding amino acid ABC transporter ATP-binding protein produces the protein MNLLEMNHINKKFDDLEVIKDISLSVKEGEILSIIGPSGSGKSTLLRCATMLEEINGGEISYLGEKAAWIGSSGEACHPKKEDMKRIHSYFGLVFQNFNLFPHYSVMKNLTEAPINNQKRNKDEVCREARELLAKMGLSDKEDAYPCQLSGGQCQRVAIARALALNPKILFFDEPTSALDPELTGEVLKVIRSLADLDITMVIVTHEMAFARDISDRIVFMDKGVIALEGTPADVFSSENTRMKEFLGKFNQR, from the coding sequence ATGAACCTGTTGGAAATGAACCATATTAATAAGAAATTTGATGATCTCGAGGTGATTAAAGATATCTCCCTGTCTGTGAAGGAGGGGGAGATTCTTTCGATCATCGGACCTTCCGGCTCCGGAAAATCGACGCTGCTCAGGTGTGCGACGATGCTGGAGGAGATCAATGGCGGGGAGATATCCTATCTCGGCGAGAAAGCTGCCTGGATTGGAAGCTCCGGAGAGGCATGTCATCCGAAGAAAGAGGATATGAAGCGGATCCACTCTTATTTTGGGCTTGTGTTTCAGAATTTTAATCTGTTTCCGCATTATTCGGTGATGAAGAATCTGACGGAGGCTCCGATCAATAATCAGAAACGGAATAAAGACGAAGTATGCCGGGAAGCGAGAGAGCTGCTCGCGAAAATGGGGCTGTCCGATAAAGAGGATGCGTATCCCTGCCAGCTCTCAGGCGGGCAGTGCCAGCGTGTGGCAATTGCGAGGGCACTCGCACTGAATCCCAAAATTCTGTTTTTCGATGAGCCGACCTCCGCACTGGACCCGGAACTGACCGGTGAGGTATTAAAAGTCATCCGTTCACTGGCAGATCTCGATATCACGATGGTAATCGTCACGCACGAGATGGCGTTCGCAAGGGACATTTCAGACCGCATCGTGTTTATGGATAAAGGCGTGATCGCACTCGAGGGTACTCCTGCGGATGTTTTTTCCTCTGAGAACACGAGAATGAAAGAGTTTCTGGGGAAATTCAACCAGAGATAA
- the purC gene encoding phosphoribosylaminoimidazolesuccinocarboxamide synthase produces MKKLEQLYEGKAKKVFATDVDGIVIVDYKDDATAFNGEKKGTIVGKGVINNRMTNRVFKLMEEEGVPTHLVEELSDRETAVKKVEIVPLEVIVRNVAAGSFSKRMGIEEGRELLCPIIEFSYKDDDLGDPFINDDYALALGLATQEEIDTIKGYTRKINEIMKKYFLNAGMKLIDFKIEFGKLPDGTIILADEVSPDTCRLWDVNTNEKLDKDRFRRDLGNVEEAYNEVFNRLGL; encoded by the coding sequence ATGAAAAAGTTAGAACAGTTATACGAAGGAAAAGCGAAGAAGGTTTTTGCAACGGATGTTGATGGAATCGTTATCGTGGACTATAAAGATGATGCGACAGCGTTCAACGGCGAAAAAAAGGGAACAATCGTTGGAAAAGGCGTGATCAATAACCGCATGACGAATCGAGTGTTTAAACTGATGGAGGAGGAAGGGGTTCCGACACATCTGGTTGAAGAATTAAGCGACCGTGAGACAGCAGTAAAGAAAGTTGAGATCGTTCCGCTTGAGGTTATCGTGCGCAACGTGGCAGCGGGAAGCTTTTCAAAGAGAATGGGTATTGAAGAAGGCAGGGAACTGCTCTGCCCGATCATCGAATTCAGCTATAAAGATGACGATCTGGGAGACCCGTTCATCAATGATGACTATGCACTGGCACTGGGACTGGCAACACAGGAAGAGATTGATACGATCAAAGGATACACACGTAAGATCAATGAGATCATGAAAAAGTATTTCCTGAATGCGGGGATGAAACTGATCGACTTCAAGATTGAATTCGGTAAGCTTCCGGACGGAACGATCATTCTGGCTGACGAGGTGTCACCGGATACCTGCCGTCTGTGGGATGTCAACACCAACGAAAAACTGGACAAAGACCGTTTCCGCAGGGATCTTGGAAATGTAGAGGAAGCATACAACGAAGTGTTCAACCGTCTCGGACTTTAG